In a single window of the Rhodamnia argentea isolate NSW1041297 chromosome 2, ASM2092103v1, whole genome shotgun sequence genome:
- the LOC125313657 gene encoding calmodulin-like protein 5 encodes MVVERDWQYDYKKPAQLLHTVTLCHPSNAAHKDQKHFAASTMAITHGRKMSNEEFKKWLATFDANKDGRFSKEELRHAIRATGAWFPWLKAHKAVHAADTNGDGFIDENEMNTLVDYAEKHLNVRHIKVYDNEEKISSPEEMNLRQAKAAIDQDDKSVNGCM; translated from the exons ATGGTGGTTGAACGCGACTGGCAATACGACTATAAGAAGCCTGCGCAGCTCCTTCACACTGTAACACTTTGTCATCCCTCGAACGCAGCTCACAAAGACCAGAAACACTTTGCTGCTTCGACAATGGCGATCACACATGGGCGTAAGATGAGCAACGAAGAGTTCAAGAAGTGGCTGGCAACATTTGACGCCAACAAGGACGGGAGATTTAGCAAGGAGGAGCTCCGGCATGCCATCCGGGCCACCGGTGCATGGTTCCCTTGGTTGAAGGCCCACAAGGCAGTGCATGCAGCAGACACCAACGGTGATGGTTTCATCGACGAGAATGAGATGAACACCCTTGTGGACTATGCAGAGAAACATCTTAAC GTACGTCATATAAAAGTCTATGACAATGAAGAGAAGATATCTTCACCAGAAGAAATGAATCTCAGGCAGGCGAAAGCAGCTATTGATCAAGATGATAAATCCGTGAATGGCTGCATGTAA